One part of the Clostridium thermosuccinogenes genome encodes these proteins:
- a CDS encoding cation:proton antiporter, whose protein sequence is MQPTTLFYLALILFSGLIFGRIVKLIKLPNVTGYLIAGLLIGPYCFKLVPIDIITGLDLISEIALAFIAFSIGSEFKLSYLKRVGVTPIIIAIFEGLTAAVLVFAALFLFGFDAKIALLLGAIASATAPAATIMVVKQYKAKGPVTETLLSVVALDDAVALIAFGFAMATVSAMEHPGEASVVMSVVTPFWEIIGSILLGFVLGVLFTIPLRFFKKDSNRLIITTGFIFLGSAIATMLGLSSLLLCMCMSAMLVNVSKSGESLLKLTDNVTPPIFLMFFVVSGMELDVSILPQVGLIGIIYVLVRVIGKVAGASIGAAIMKAPAAVKKYLGLSLVPQAGVAIGLSLIASNKLPGFGQKIRAVVLCATLIYELTGPVITKISLKKAGEITE, encoded by the coding sequence ATGCAACCGACAACTTTGTTTTATCTCGCTTTGATTTTGTTTTCAGGCCTTATATTCGGCCGCATAGTCAAGCTTATCAAGCTTCCCAATGTGACAGGATACCTGATTGCCGGCCTGCTTATAGGGCCTTACTGTTTTAAGCTGGTGCCTATTGACATAATCACCGGTTTGGATCTGATTTCAGAAATAGCTTTGGCATTTATTGCCTTTTCCATAGGGTCGGAATTCAAATTATCCTACCTGAAAAGAGTGGGGGTAACTCCCATCATAATAGCTATTTTTGAGGGGCTGACAGCTGCTGTGCTGGTATTCGCAGCGCTGTTTCTGTTTGGGTTTGATGCCAAAATTGCGCTGCTTCTTGGCGCTATTGCTTCTGCTACAGCACCTGCAGCTACTATCATGGTAGTAAAGCAGTATAAAGCCAAAGGTCCTGTTACCGAAACACTGCTCAGCGTTGTAGCGCTGGACGATGCGGTAGCCCTCATTGCCTTTGGTTTTGCCATGGCTACTGTAAGCGCCATGGAGCACCCTGGTGAAGCTTCAGTAGTGATGTCGGTTGTTACTCCATTTTGGGAGATAATCGGCTCCATCCTTCTGGGTTTTGTGCTGGGCGTCCTGTTCACCATACCGCTGCGTTTTTTCAAAAAGGATTCCAACCGGTTGATAATAACCACAGGCTTTATATTCCTTGGCTCGGCTATTGCAACTATGTTAGGCCTATCTTCACTACTTCTGTGCATGTGCATGAGTGCAATGCTGGTTAACGTAAGCAAGTCGGGGGAATCCTTACTCAAACTTACCGACAATGTAACACCGCCTATATTTCTCATGTTCTTTGTCGTTTCCGGGATGGAACTTGATGTTTCCATCCTGCCACAGGTTGGGTTAATAGGCATAATCTATGTGCTAGTCCGTGTTATAGGCAAAGTAGCAGGCGCCTCCATTGGTGCGGCCATTATGAAAGCCCCGGCAGCCGTTAAAAAATATCTGGGATTATCCCTTGTTCCTCAGGCAGGAGTTGCTATAGGTCTATCATTGATAGCATCCAACAAGCTTCCCGGATTCGGACAAAAAATCCGTGCGGTAGTTCTCTGCGCCACCTTGATTTATGAGCTGACCGGTCCCGTCATCACCAAGATATCCCTTAAAAAGGCAGGAGAGATTACTGAGTAA
- a CDS encoding hydantoinase/oxoprolinase family protein: MKIGLGIDTGGTYTDGVLYDFDSKEILSSAKAITTKEDLTVGISNVLDSFPKDMLSKVKLVSLSTTLATNACVEGKGCRTVMVMIGCDPDTVRKYGHEYGLPDYREMIFIDGGHDLRGEIVTEPDWNRLKEGLLAQDSRADAYGVVELWGIRNPEFERKAAAFIKELTGKNVVCAHELTMELNFMRRTASTLLNAQLIPIIDDFLAAVKASLKRRNITAPMVIVRGDGSLMTEDFAKEKPIETLLSGPAASVAGGTKLSGRKNCIIVDMGGTTSDLAMVENYRVKLADEGAVVGSWRTGTKSIDIRTIGLGGDSYISFDKKGNIRIGPERVAPLSWLAAQFPGVLKDIEAIYENKKIHTRPLCQFFYLIKDTYDESGFSYEEKKIAGTLKKGPLSIMALCDEVGTSIYELKTERLEKLGVILRSALTPTDIMHLTGEFTGWNRRAAQMGAAVMAFQLKMSVDRLIQMVNENIKRSLYLNIVKMLLEREGMYAPGDVMPEKALDLIMMGCDSILSHKGKALHGHGGSGLKCSFSTDFALVGIGAPIHVFLPDVARALNTEYIIPDNAAVANAAGAITGEVAAVESVTVRPKDSGYFCYSSLHRKEFASYEEALSWARKEAEEIAIKRAQERGGVDIYVTTEVLEDTVDLPILNAIDELAEQEEDKNSIFLIETVVTARAVGSIKGL; this comes from the coding sequence GTGAAGATAGGTCTCGGGATAGATACCGGAGGTACATATACCGACGGGGTATTGTACGATTTTGACAGTAAGGAAATACTCAGCTCTGCCAAGGCAATCACTACAAAGGAAGATCTGACTGTGGGAATCAGCAATGTGCTGGACAGCTTCCCAAAGGATATGCTCAGCAAAGTAAAACTTGTATCCCTTTCCACAACCCTCGCTACCAACGCCTGTGTGGAAGGCAAAGGCTGCAGGACCGTTATGGTGATGATAGGCTGCGATCCCGATACGGTAAGGAAGTACGGGCATGAATACGGCCTTCCTGATTACAGGGAGATGATATTCATTGACGGAGGGCATGACTTAAGAGGTGAAATAGTAACAGAACCTGACTGGAACAGGCTTAAAGAAGGGCTTCTGGCCCAGGACAGCAGGGCAGATGCCTATGGTGTAGTGGAGTTATGGGGCATACGCAATCCTGAGTTTGAAAGGAAGGCTGCAGCCTTCATTAAGGAACTGACCGGCAAAAACGTGGTTTGTGCCCATGAGCTTACCATGGAGCTGAATTTCATGAGGAGAACGGCGTCTACACTGCTGAATGCCCAGCTCATACCTATAATTGATGATTTTCTTGCAGCAGTTAAAGCAAGCCTGAAAAGAAGGAATATCACAGCTCCCATGGTAATAGTGCGGGGAGATGGAAGTCTGATGACGGAAGATTTCGCAAAAGAAAAGCCTATAGAGACTCTACTTTCCGGGCCTGCTGCCAGCGTAGCCGGTGGAACGAAGCTGAGCGGCAGGAAAAATTGCATCATCGTCGATATGGGCGGCACCACAAGCGACCTTGCAATGGTGGAAAACTACAGGGTGAAACTGGCTGATGAGGGAGCAGTGGTGGGAAGCTGGAGGACAGGAACAAAGTCAATTGACATCAGAACAATAGGGCTTGGTGGAGACAGTTATATAAGCTTTGATAAAAAGGGCAATATCAGGATAGGGCCTGAAAGGGTTGCTCCGCTTTCATGGCTTGCAGCTCAATTTCCGGGAGTTTTAAAAGATATTGAAGCCATATACGAGAACAAAAAGATCCATACAAGACCTTTATGCCAGTTCTTTTATCTTATAAAAGACACATATGATGAATCGGGTTTTAGCTATGAGGAGAAGAAAATAGCAGGTACGCTAAAAAAAGGACCTCTGAGTATCATGGCATTATGTGACGAGGTGGGGACATCCATTTATGAGCTGAAAACTGAAAGGCTTGAGAAGCTGGGAGTCATTTTAAGAAGTGCTCTTACTCCCACTGATATCATGCATCTGACGGGGGAGTTCACAGGATGGAACCGGCGCGCTGCCCAGATGGGTGCGGCGGTGATGGCATTCCAGCTTAAAATGAGTGTGGACAGGCTCATACAGATGGTAAATGAGAATATCAAGAGGAGCCTCTATTTGAATATAGTAAAAATGCTCCTGGAAAGAGAAGGCATGTATGCGCCCGGTGATGTTATGCCGGAAAAGGCGCTGGATTTGATTATGATGGGATGTGACAGCATTTTGTCCCATAAGGGCAAAGCGCTGCATGGACATGGGGGAAGCGGGTTAAAATGCAGCTTTTCTACCGATTTTGCCCTGGTGGGCATAGGCGCGCCGATTCATGTTTTTCTTCCGGATGTCGCCAGGGCCTTGAATACTGAGTACATAATACCGGATAACGCCGCTGTGGCAAATGCCGCGGGAGCCATTACCGGTGAGGTTGCAGCGGTGGAGTCGGTGACTGTAAGGCCTAAGGACTCAGGATATTTCTGCTATTCATCCCTGCACAGGAAGGAGTTTGCCAGTTATGAGGAAGCTTTAAGCTGGGCCAGGAAGGAAGCTGAGGAAATAGCAATAAAAAGGGCTCAGGAAAGAGGCGGCGTTGACATTTATGTAACCACCGAAGTGCTGGAGGATACAGTGGACCTGCCGATTTTGAATGCAATAGATGAACTTGCCGAGCAGGAAGAGGACAAAAATAGCATCTTTTTGATTGAGACGGTGGTAACGGCCAGGGCTGTAGGGAGTATAAAAGGACTTTAA
- a CDS encoding endonuclease/exonuclease/phosphatase family protein produces MENNAYLRVMSFNVLLDWRKEGPYVWPNRRDSVASMIRFHHADIAGLQEPLKNQVEDLSSLLPEYAWVGIGREDGKEKGEYAAIFYRKERFEALDHGTFWLSETPDVPGSMGWDAACVRCVTWAKFKDKQTGKEHFHFNTHFDHVGMTAQAQSAHLLLDRIKAIAKGMPVVVTGDFNCDETFEAYKILTGAGSDAGASKHECLTDAMQVSEHGNHGSRVTFHGLEDEVNKARIDMIFVKNGIKVLQHGVLDDKPKGSYPSDHSPVVADIVVC; encoded by the coding sequence ATGGAAAACAATGCTTATTTGAGGGTTATGTCTTTTAACGTTCTATTGGACTGGAGAAAAGAAGGACCGTATGTATGGCCTAATCGCAGGGATTCCGTCGCAAGCATGATCCGGTTTCACCATGCAGATATCGCAGGACTTCAAGAGCCCCTTAAAAACCAAGTGGAGGATTTGAGCAGCTTGCTGCCTGAATATGCATGGGTTGGCATAGGCCGTGAAGATGGCAAGGAAAAGGGAGAATATGCGGCCATATTCTACAGGAAAGAACGTTTTGAAGCTTTGGACCATGGGACTTTCTGGCTTTCAGAGACACCAGATGTTCCGGGCAGCATGGGTTGGGACGCTGCCTGCGTGCGCTGTGTGACATGGGCGAAGTTCAAGGATAAACAAACAGGAAAGGAGCATTTCCACTTCAATACCCACTTTGATCATGTCGGTATGACTGCGCAGGCGCAAAGTGCTCACTTGCTGCTTGACCGCATAAAAGCTATAGCAAAGGGTATGCCGGTTGTTGTTACAGGAGATTTTAACTGCGATGAAACTTTTGAAGCATATAAAATTCTTACCGGGGCAGGTTCGGATGCTGGAGCTTCCAAACATGAATGCCTTACGGATGCGATGCAGGTTTCAGAGCATGGAAATCACGGTTCTCGTGTGACATTTCACGGATTGGAAGATGAGGTTAATAAAGCTAGAATAGATATGATATTTGTTAAAAATGGCATAAAGGTGCTGCAGCATGGTGTCTTGGACGATAAACCCAAGGGAAGTTATCCGTCGGATCATTCACCTGTTGTTGCCGATATAGTCGTTTGCTAA
- a CDS encoding S-layer homology domain-containing protein, protein MSKFFNGKSGYAKVLLSGVVVSSLLAVSQPAWTAFINDVDKSSNYAKEAIIALAERGIISGDQNGNFNPHNIITRSEMVKILVNVLGIDTTNVPLKPTFSDVPSTHWAYKYVEAAYREGIIKGLPDGSFGRNQELTREQMAAMLVRSMGLTDHMLNYSQDFESVNSFADHGKIANWAKGSVDFVLSAGLMKGTGSGVFSAKAGAERQQVAIVANRLLEGKEEIQKRAEAIFAQVRVVLNGDTIDLGDRAFDEDGKIYVPVTFFEKMGAETEVDDGMNTARIERHLSTGTKKGISFSRENSSDGLKVIEDEAYVPLEVAVKALGADIQREGNSGTVFISDDETVKYPNLYNAINASMGFKGRFSSTGLITMKDVIPDSVMEISLDIDGAINGDDYRVGYEAISRIDGIPDAPEKIDVIKVGEKLYVKIAGIEEWIETQIEELQNSGLIPVADPSGVDNGSGLVKGDAYNLYTISRAGMAKVGKEAAVKYVLTLDKLGIKDKLPSADPEAYSNILKMLDSGMNISMEIYLNKEGHIVRESLNYGMKVVENGKDTDVAVMFDKVYSNIGEDIKITAPEMVSDLTLTDILKGSF, encoded by the coding sequence GTGAGCAAGTTTTTCAATGGAAAGTCAGGTTATGCAAAGGTCCTGCTTTCCGGTGTTGTGGTGTCAAGCCTTTTGGCGGTTTCTCAGCCGGCGTGGACAGCCTTTATTAATGATGTTGACAAAAGCTCCAATTATGCAAAAGAAGCCATAATAGCACTGGCAGAACGGGGTATCATATCCGGTGATCAGAACGGCAATTTCAATCCTCATAATATTATTACCCGCTCAGAGATGGTAAAAATACTTGTAAATGTTCTGGGCATTGATACAACAAACGTGCCCTTAAAACCAACTTTCTCCGATGTTCCTTCTACCCATTGGGCTTATAAATATGTTGAAGCTGCTTACCGGGAGGGAATAATAAAGGGATTGCCGGATGGCTCTTTCGGGAGAAACCAGGAGCTTACCAGGGAACAGATGGCGGCTATGCTGGTGCGTTCCATGGGACTGACAGACCATATGCTGAATTACAGCCAGGACTTTGAATCTGTGAATAGCTTTGCCGATCATGGAAAGATAGCCAACTGGGCCAAAGGATCTGTTGATTTTGTGCTTTCTGCCGGATTGATGAAGGGTACCGGTTCCGGTGTTTTTTCAGCAAAGGCAGGGGCAGAGAGGCAGCAGGTCGCCATAGTTGCAAACAGGCTTCTAGAAGGCAAAGAGGAAATACAAAAAAGAGCAGAAGCTATATTTGCCCAGGTAAGAGTGGTTCTTAACGGCGACACTATTGATTTAGGCGATAGAGCCTTTGATGAAGACGGAAAAATATATGTGCCGGTGACATTTTTTGAAAAAATGGGTGCTGAAACGGAAGTCGATGACGGTATGAATACTGCTCGAATAGAGAGACACCTATCCACCGGTACCAAAAAGGGTATAAGCTTCAGCAGGGAAAACAGCAGCGACGGCCTAAAGGTCATAGAGGATGAAGCCTATGTGCCTTTGGAAGTTGCTGTTAAAGCTCTGGGAGCAGACATACAGAGGGAAGGAAACAGCGGCACTGTTTTTATAAGTGATGATGAGACGGTGAAATATCCCAACCTTTATAATGCAATTAACGCTAGTATGGGATTTAAAGGCAGGTTTAGCTCTACCGGTTTAATAACAATGAAAGATGTTATCCCCGACAGTGTGATGGAAATCAGCCTTGATATTGATGGTGCAATTAATGGGGATGATTATCGCGTCGGGTATGAGGCAATTTCCAGAATAGACGGTATACCTGATGCTCCGGAAAAAATCGACGTCATCAAGGTTGGTGAGAAGTTGTATGTAAAAATCGCGGGCATCGAAGAATGGATTGAAACACAAATCGAGGAACTGCAAAATTCAGGTTTGATACCCGTAGCGGATCCTTCGGGTGTTGATAATGGCAGTGGCCTTGTTAAAGGCGATGCATATAATCTTTATACCATTTCCCGGGCCGGGATGGCAAAGGTGGGGAAAGAAGCTGCGGTAAAATATGTACTAACCCTTGACAAGTTAGGGATTAAGGATAAGCTGCCCTCAGCTGACCCGGAAGCTTATTCAAATATTTTAAAAATGCTTGACTCGGGAATGAATATTTCTATGGAGATTTATTTGAACAAAGAAGGCCATATTGTCAGGGAAAGCTTGAATTATGGCATGAAGGTAGTGGAAAACGGAAAAGACACAGATGTTGCGGTAATGTTTGACAAGGTTTACAGCAATATAGGCGAGGATATAAAAATAACAGCACCGGAAATGGTATCGGACCTTACACTGACAGATATTCTGAAAGGTTCCTTCTAA
- a CDS encoding hemerythrin domain-containing protein, with protein sequence MKGIELMKEEHGNIKRLLGVVRKLCINILNGAEVDYEAFYDAIDFIRNYADKHHHGKEESILFKEMIEKLDEKINRAPVQGMYAEHDLARLFVSNLEEALKRVKDGDMDSRVDIIANAIAYTDLLNRHIYKEDNAIYTFAEKKLSAESLNYVEEECEKFEKAAADEGVQQKYLKILEKLEAKAK encoded by the coding sequence ATGAAAGGGATAGAATTGATGAAGGAAGAGCATGGGAACATAAAAAGATTGCTTGGGGTGGTAAGAAAGCTGTGTATAAACATACTGAACGGAGCGGAGGTCGATTATGAAGCTTTTTACGATGCCATTGATTTTATCAGGAATTATGCTGATAAACACCACCATGGCAAGGAGGAAAGCATCCTATTCAAAGAAATGATTGAGAAGCTGGATGAAAAAATAAACCGGGCACCTGTTCAGGGGATGTATGCTGAGCATGATCTGGCCAGGCTTTTTGTGAGCAACCTGGAGGAAGCTTTAAAAAGGGTAAAAGACGGAGACATGGATTCAAGGGTGGATATAATCGCCAATGCCATAGCCTATACTGATCTGCTGAACAGGCATATATACAAAGAGGATAATGCGATATACACTTTCGCCGAGAAGAAGTTAAGCGCCGAATCCCTCAATTACGTGGAGGAGGAATGTGAAAAATTTGAAAAAGCGGCTGCTGATGAAGGTGTACAGCAAAAATATTTAAAAATCCTTGAAAAGCTTGAAGCTAAGGCAAAGTAA
- a CDS encoding zinc-ribbon domain-containing protein encodes MPDKILVCKDCNAEFVFTEGEQEFYKERNFQNEPQRCAACRRVKKQQRRFGGNFGFAAGRSGTGNFGGR; translated from the coding sequence ATGCCAGACAAGATACTGGTTTGCAAGGATTGCAACGCTGAGTTCGTGTTTACGGAAGGCGAACAGGAATTCTACAAAGAGCGGAATTTTCAGAATGAACCGCAAAGATGCGCCGCATGCAGAAGGGTAAAAAAGCAGCAAAGAAGGTTTGGTGGTAATTTCGGATTTGCCGCCGGCAGAAGCGGTACCGGAAATTTCGGGGGCAGATAG
- a CDS encoding site-specific integrase: protein MGEKVKGIMAVTPRQVKNKRNADGTLTGRSGTVYDVNIKYKTPDGYKSYAKKGFATKKEALQHEAEMRAKLINPSFIATAAAQAKQTVQNYLLEWVENHGALNLRPSTFAGYKSNINNHIIPCIGHVQLRQVTPAMLDNMFQKLFEKGLSQSSVRYCQRIMSVALEAARKYNYIENNPAHDVITKFGKQGKTPEPYTIQQMQQLMGSILGTEWEMIVMLGGMYGLRISEILGLRWDNVNMEKGTFKVVEQLPFKLPAGALTLPEELPPVKSHDRVLPITEAARPYFERQLDLQARQKELCRLSGTVYYDNRLVIAKPNGVPLRRETVSSDFGQLLRRFELPHIRFHDLRHTAATNMHQLTGDFYTVGQILGRSLKGVGMQLGISSNLDSVTAQYVDVRLDRKRVVLDTYHNTLHPYEKNEVKKKAQKKSHDRER, encoded by the coding sequence GTGGGAGAGAAGGTAAAAGGAATTATGGCGGTAACTCCAAGGCAAGTTAAAAATAAACGCAATGCTGACGGTACTTTAACCGGCAGGTCCGGTACGGTATATGACGTAAACATCAAGTATAAAACGCCTGACGGCTATAAGTCTTATGCCAAAAAAGGCTTTGCGACTAAAAAGGAAGCTTTGCAGCATGAAGCTGAAATGAGAGCAAAGCTAATAAACCCATCCTTTATTGCCACAGCAGCAGCGCAGGCCAAGCAAACTGTACAAAATTATTTGCTGGAATGGGTAGAAAACCATGGTGCCCTGAACCTCAGACCATCTACTTTTGCAGGCTATAAAAGCAATATAAATAATCATATTATACCCTGCATAGGACATGTACAACTGCGTCAGGTGACTCCTGCCATGCTGGATAATATGTTTCAGAAGCTTTTTGAGAAAGGGTTATCCCAAAGCTCCGTAAGATACTGTCAGCGCATTATGAGTGTTGCTCTTGAAGCCGCCCGAAAATACAATTATATAGAGAATAATCCCGCTCATGATGTTATTACCAAGTTTGGAAAGCAGGGAAAAACACCAGAACCATACACTATACAGCAAATGCAGCAGTTAATGGGCAGTATTCTAGGAACTGAATGGGAAATGATAGTTATGCTGGGAGGTATGTATGGCCTGCGCATTAGCGAAATATTAGGACTTCGATGGGATAATGTAAATATGGAAAAGGGAACTTTCAAAGTAGTTGAGCAGTTGCCTTTCAAGTTACCGGCCGGTGCACTCACTCTGCCGGAAGAGCTGCCTCCGGTCAAATCCCATGACAGGGTCTTGCCAATAACTGAAGCAGCAAGGCCATATTTTGAACGCCAGCTTGATTTACAGGCGCGCCAAAAGGAATTATGCCGCCTGTCCGGAACTGTATATTATGATAACCGGCTGGTTATAGCAAAACCAAACGGCGTCCCCTTAAGAAGAGAGACTGTATCATCTGATTTTGGTCAGTTGCTCAGGCGCTTTGAATTGCCACATATCCGTTTTCATGATCTTCGACACACTGCAGCAACAAACATGCATCAGCTTACAGGTGATTTTTACACTGTGGGGCAAATTCTGGGGCGTAGCCTAAAGGGCGTGGGTATGCAGTTGGGGATATCTTCAAACCTTGACAGTGTTACGGCACAATATGTAGATGTAAGACTGGACAGAAAAAGAGTCGTGTTGGATACTTACCATAATACACTACATCCGTATGAAAAGAATGAAGTAAAAAAGAAGGCTCAGAAAAAAAGTCATGATAGAGAGCGGTAA
- a CDS encoding helix-turn-helix domain-containing protein, which produces MRTVNRCPPDKPIIIYIYKNVMKGDGGMATKQQTAKAIGHLPMLKTVEQMSRISGIGENKLRELMDKGEIEYVQNGNRRLLADSAIWDWYERNKVAVNVQWERR; this is translated from the coding sequence ATGAGGACGGTCAACCGCTGTCCGCCGGATAAACCCATAATTATATATATTTATAAAAATGTTATGAAAGGAGACGGTGGTATGGCCACTAAACAACAAACTGCAAAAGCTATTGGGCATCTGCCCATGTTGAAAACCGTGGAGCAGATGAGCCGCATATCAGGCATAGGTGAAAACAAGCTGCGGGAACTAATGGACAAAGGCGAAATTGAGTATGTTCAGAATGGTAACCGCCGATTGTTAGCAGATTCCGCAATATGGGACTGGTATGAAAGAAATAAAGTTGCGGTTAATGTGCAGTGGGAGAGAAGGTAA
- a CDS encoding TnpV protein, whose product MELAYTMQGDYLIPDLVLPEEEMHIGKYGMLRKAYLKNHRKGTYASLMMSGKLNGHLKEIDRISKERIEMITAKLLEYNPAPGKTIDPMGWAGHMNNLRHSAEESVLTELVYN is encoded by the coding sequence ATGGAGTTGGCATACACAATGCAGGGCGATTATCTAATACCGGATCTGGTGCTGCCGGAGGAAGAGATGCACATCGGCAAATATGGGATGCTGCGCAAGGCATACCTGAAAAATCACAGGAAAGGAACATACGCTAGCCTGATGATGTCGGGAAAATTGAACGGCCACCTGAAAGAAATTGACCGCATATCGAAGGAACGAATAGAGATGATCACGGCGAAGCTTCTGGAGTACAATCCGGCACCGGGCAAAACGATAGACCCAATGGGCTGGGCGGGACATATGAACAACCTGCGTCACTCAGCAGAAGAGTCAGTACTGACGGAGCTGGTTTACAATTAA
- a CDS encoding ADP-ribosylglycohydrolase family protein: protein MNIKLGRDRAKLSAEVTHNHPEGVKGALAVTDAIIISRFYAGGYGDDMGNPINERFTLEQYKIQIKGHIEREHGYDLSKTLDGIRPTYQFNESCQDTVPQAIIAFLESKNFEDAIRNAISLGGDNDTLAAITGSIAEATYGLPD from the coding sequence ATGAACATTAAACTTGGCAGGGATAGAGCAAAGCTATCAGCTGAAGTAACACACAACCATCCCGAAGGTGTAAAGGGAGCATTGGCAGTGACAGACGCAATTATTATAAGCCGTTTCTATGCTGGTGGTTATGGTGATGATATGGGCAATCCCATTAACGAGCGCTTTACCCTCGAGCAATACAAGATACAAATTAAAGGACACATAGAGCGAGAACACGGCTACGACTTGAGTAAGACTCTGGATGGAATCCGCCCGACTTACCAATTCAATGAAAGCTGCCAGGATACTGTGCCGCAGGCTATTATTGCATTCCTTGAAAGTAAAAACTTTGAGGATGCTATCCGAAACGCAATCTCCCTCGGAGGCGATAACGACACGCTTGCAGCAATCACTGGCAGCATTGCAGAGGCCACCTATGGTTTGCCAGATTGA
- a CDS encoding alpha/beta hydrolase family protein produces MGYHSYILLGIIILLVSFLSVSNRQKLIKIVMLKRVVNIFTIIAIVFIAFAVVLFPDLGSTKTTGEYSYTHSVLELTDTSRLEDYKSDGSFRELSVLVYYPDSDGIENNTCPLVVFSHGGISTKTSNLSLYKELASHGYVVVSIDHTYHSLSTEVGGKKIYIDSGYMKELNTEDSHSDIENSYALFKKWMKLRTEDINFVLDTFIQNSEEDGNSFYPLINAKNIGVAGHSLGGSAVLGVARQRDDIKAVIAMESPYMCDITGVDGNDFIWNTDPYSSAVMNIYSDSGYPLIETDNKYVQNKNMYQNENVENYYIKGSNHYTLTDLVRTSPILCAILGGGYKKSGYDTLEFINQKSLVFFDKYLK; encoded by the coding sequence ATGGGATACCACAGTTATATTTTACTTGGTATTATTATTCTTTTAGTTAGTTTTCTATCTGTATCTAACAGGCAGAAACTGATCAAAATTGTTATGTTAAAAAGAGTGGTAAATATATTCACTATAATTGCCATCGTGTTTATTGCATTTGCAGTTGTGTTGTTTCCTGATTTGGGAAGTACAAAAACCACGGGTGAATATTCTTATACTCATAGCGTGCTGGAACTGACAGATACATCACGCTTGGAAGATTATAAAAGTGATGGCAGCTTTCGCGAATTATCGGTATTGGTCTATTACCCTGACTCGGATGGTATCGAAAATAACACCTGTCCTTTGGTTGTTTTTTCCCACGGCGGCATTTCAACAAAAACAAGCAACCTTTCGCTCTATAAAGAACTTGCAAGCCACGGCTATGTGGTTGTTAGCATCGATCATACATATCATTCGCTCAGTACAGAAGTTGGGGGGAAGAAAATATACATAGATTCAGGGTATATGAAAGAATTAAACACAGAGGACTCCCATTCTGATATAGAAAATTCCTACGCCCTTTTTAAGAAGTGGATGAAACTTCGCACCGAAGATATAAATTTTGTGCTTGATACCTTTATCCAAAACTCCGAAGAAGACGGCAATTCCTTTTATCCATTAATAAATGCGAAAAATATCGGCGTTGCTGGACATTCTCTCGGAGGTTCCGCCGTACTTGGGGTTGCAAGGCAGCGTGATGATATAAAAGCGGTGATCGCTATGGAATCTCCCTATATGTGTGATATAACAGGGGTAGACGGAAATGACTTTATATGGAATACGGATCCGTATTCAAGTGCTGTTATGAATATCTATAGTGACAGTGGTTACCCTTTGATTGAAACAGACAATAAGTATGTTCAAAACAAAAATATGTACCAGAATGAGAATGTAGAAAATTACTATATTAAGGGCAGCAATCATTATACATTGACTGATTTAGTTAGAACATCACCAATTTTATGTGCTATCCTTGGTGGTGGATATAAGAAATCCGGATATGATACTTTAGAGTTTATAAACCAAAAAAGCCTTGTCTTTTTTGATAAATACTTGAAATGA